The Gymnogyps californianus isolate 813 chromosome Z, ASM1813914v2, whole genome shotgun sequence genome has a window encoding:
- the HTR1A gene encoding 5-hydroxytryptamine receptor 1A, with product MDVANNTTSPERSPEGAGGPGLAEVTLGYQLLTSLLLGTLILCAVSGNACVIAAIALERSLQTVANYLIGSLAVTDLMVSVLVLPMAALYQVLNKWTLGQVTCDIFISLDVLCCTSSILHLCAIALDRYWAITDPIDYVNKRTPRRAAVLISLTWLIGFLISIPPMLGWRTPEDRSDPDACTISKDHGYTIYSTFGAFYIPLLLMLVLYGRIFKAARFRIRKTVKKAEKKKIADTCLTLSPAALQKKSNGEPGKGWRRTVEPKPAACVNGAVRQGEDGAALEIIEVQRCNSSSKTHLPLPSEACGSPPPPSFERRNEKNTEAKRRMALSRERKTVKTLGIIMGTFILCWLPFFIVALVLPFCDSKCYMPEWLGAVINWLGYSNSLLNPIIYAYFNKDFQSAFKKIIKCKFCRQ from the coding sequence ATGGATGTGGCCAACAACACTACCTCCCCAGAGCGCTCCCCCGAGGGGGCAGGCGGCCCCGGCCTCGCCGAGGTGACCCTGGGCTACCAGCTGctcacctccctgctcctgggCACGCTCATCCTGTGCGCCGTGAGCGGCAACGCCTGCGTGATCGCGGCCATCGCCCTGGAGCGCTCCCTGCAAACCGTAGCCAACTATCTCATCGGCTCGCTGGCCGTCACCGACCTCATGGTGTCCGTGCTGGTCCTGCCCATGGCGGCCCTCTACCAGGTGCTGAACAAGTGGACGCTGGGACAAGTCACCTGCGACATCTTCATCTCGCTGGACGTGCTGTGCTGCACCTCTTCCATCCTGCACCTGTGCGCCATCGCCTTGGACAGGTACTGGGCCATCACGGACCCCATCGACTATGTCAACAAGAGGACTCCCCGGCGGGCCGCCGTGCTTATCAGCCTGACCTGGCTCATCGGCTTCTTGATATCCATCCCGCCCATGCTGGGCTGGAGGACGCCCGAGGACCGCTCGGACCCCGACGCCTGCACCATCAGCAAGGACCACGGGTACACCATCTACTCCACCTTCGGCGCCTTCTACATCCCGCTCCTCCTCATGCTGGTGCTCTACGGCCGCATCTTCAAGGCGGCCCGCTTCAGGATCCGCAAGACCGTCAAGAAAGcggagaagaagaaaattgccGACACCTGCCTCACCCTCTCCCCGGCCgccctgcagaagaaaagcaacgGGGAGCCCGGCAAGGGCTGGCGGCGGACTGTGGAGCCCAAGCCCGCTGCCTGTGTCAACGGCGCGGTGCGGCAGGGCGAGGACGGGGCCGCCCTGGAGATCATCGAGGTCCAGCGCTGCAACAGCTCCTCCAAGACTCACCTGCCGCTGCCCAGCGAGGCGtgcggctccccgccgcccccctcctTCGAGAGGCGCAACGAGAAGAACACGGAAGCCAAGCGGAGGATGGCTCTGTCCCGGGAGAGGAAGACTGTCAAGACCCTGGGCATCATTATGGGCACCTTCATCCTCTGCTGGCTACCGTTCTTCATCGTGGCGCTGGTCCTGCCCTTTTGTGACAGTAAGTGCTACATGCCCGAGTGGCTGGGGGCAGTCATCAACTGGCTTGGCTACTCCAACTCCCTCCTCAACCCCATCATCTATGCCTATTTCAACAAAGACTTCCAAAgtgcttttaagaaaattatcAAGTGCAAATTTTGCAGGCAGTGA